One stretch of Hevea brasiliensis isolate MT/VB/25A 57/8 chromosome 12, ASM3005281v1, whole genome shotgun sequence DNA includes these proteins:
- the LOC110634332 gene encoding BAG family molecular chaperone regulator 4 isoform X2 — protein sequence MKKSASKGAESGGFDNRQIDWELRPGGMLVQKREVEGDPSGPMIKIKISHGSYHYEITVPAQSTFGVKDMSKVILLEDPACKERKLEEMKRNQGMLKAYEEVAKVRAEVDKLSQRVLTLETTVRNGTQVADQEFVVLTELLMMQLLKLDTIEANGEAKVQRRNEVRRVQNFVDTLDNLKARNSNPFSNGSNAVSVTTKWQTFECGVGSLSTPVPRQSVMKITQDWELFD from the exons ATGAAAAAATCAGCTTCAAAAGGTGCAGAGAGTGGTGGGTTTGACAACAGGCAGATAGATTGGGAGCTTAGGCCTGGTGGCATGCTGGTTCAAAAGAGAGAGGTTGAGGGTGACCCTTCTGGGCCTATGATCAAGATCAAGATCTCTCACGGTTCCTATCACTATGAAATCACTGTCCCTGCTCAGTCCACTTTTG GTGTAAAAGACATGTCAAAAGTGATACTACTGGAGGACCCTGCTTGCAAAGAGAGGAAGCTTGAGGAGATGAAGAGAAATCAAGGAATGTTAAAAGCCTATGAAGAAGTTGCCAAAGTGAGAGCAGAGGTTGATAAACTATCACAGAGG GTTCTCACTTTGGAGACAACTGTTCGCAATGGCACCCAGGTCGCAGACCAAGAGTTCGTTGTCTTGACAGAATTGCTTATGATGCAGTTGCTCAAATTGGATACAATTGAGGCTAATGGAGAAGCAAAAGTACAGAGGCGGAATGAG GTTCGCCGTGTCCAGAACTTTGTGGACACACTTGACAATCTAAAAGCAAGAAATTCTAACCCCTTCAGCAATGGTAGCAATGCAGTGTCAGTGACTACCAAATGGCAGACATTCGAGTGTGGAGTTGGAAGCCTGAGTACCCCAGTGCCAAGACAATCTGTCATGAAAATAACTCAGGACTGGGAGCTGTTTGACTAG
- the LOC110634332 gene encoding BAG family molecular chaperone regulator 4 isoform X1, with translation MKKSASKGAESGGFDNRQIDWELRPGGMLVQKREVEGDPSGPMIKIKISHGSYHYEITVPAQSTFGDLKNALFHDTGLEPKEQRLLFRGKEKEDNECLHMVGVKDMSKVILLEDPACKERKLEEMKRNQGMLKAYEEVAKVRAEVDKLSQRVLTLETTVRNGTQVADQEFVVLTELLMMQLLKLDTIEANGEAKVQRRNEVRRVQNFVDTLDNLKARNSNPFSNGSNAVSVTTKWQTFECGVGSLSTPVPRQSVMKITQDWELFD, from the exons ATGAAAAAATCAGCTTCAAAAGGTGCAGAGAGTGGTGGGTTTGACAACAGGCAGATAGATTGGGAGCTTAGGCCTGGTGGCATGCTGGTTCAAAAGAGAGAGGTTGAGGGTGACCCTTCTGGGCCTATGATCAAGATCAAGATCTCTCACGGTTCCTATCACTATGAAATCACTGTCCCTGCTCAGTCCACTTTTG GGGATTTGAAAAATGCTCTTTTCCATGACACTGGTCTGGAGCCTAAGGAGCAGAGATTGTTGTTTAGAGGCAAAGAAAAAGAAGACAATGAATGTTTGCATATGGTAGGTGTAAAAGACATGTCAAAAGTGATACTACTGGAGGACCCTGCTTGCAAAGAGAGGAAGCTTGAGGAGATGAAGAGAAATCAAGGAATGTTAAAAGCCTATGAAGAAGTTGCCAAAGTGAGAGCAGAGGTTGATAAACTATCACAGAGG GTTCTCACTTTGGAGACAACTGTTCGCAATGGCACCCAGGTCGCAGACCAAGAGTTCGTTGTCTTGACAGAATTGCTTATGATGCAGTTGCTCAAATTGGATACAATTGAGGCTAATGGAGAAGCAAAAGTACAGAGGCGGAATGAG GTTCGCCGTGTCCAGAACTTTGTGGACACACTTGACAATCTAAAAGCAAGAAATTCTAACCCCTTCAGCAATGGTAGCAATGCAGTGTCAGTGACTACCAAATGGCAGACATTCGAGTGTGGAGTTGGAAGCCTGAGTACCCCAGTGCCAAGACAATCTGTCATGAAAATAACTCAGGACTGGGAGCTGTTTGACTAG